From Paenibacillus sp. PL2-23:
TATCGGTACCGAGAATGCTTCGACGCTGTCCACCCGCGGTGTCTACAGGAAGTCATTCGCCGATCGCTCGTTAAACATCTCCGAGCATGGCAAAGCAACAGTCATCTGGTCGAATTCGGAGCGTGAAGGCCTTATTAGTGCTTATGGTGAAACGTATCCATTGTGGGGAGCTCAGCCGGAGGAAGCCTGGAAGGCGGCGGCGGAGCATGACTTTGTAGCGGGATTGTTTGTATGGACGGGGTTCGACTACCGAGGAGAAACATTCCCTTATGAATGGCCTAGCGTCATCTCTCGATACGGGATTATGGATTTGTGCGGCTTCCCGAAGGATATTTATTATTACTATCAAGCTAGATGGACGAGCCAGCCCGTGCTGCACCTACTCCCGCATTGGAATTGGCAGGGAAGCGAAGGGGAATTGATCGATGTATGGGCATTCTCGAACATGGATGAGGTGGAATTATTTTTGAACGGGAACAGTGCAGGAAGGCGACCTGTTCCTGAGCATGGCCATGCCGAATGGCAGGTTGTCTACGAAGCGGGTGAATTAATGGCGTGTGGGTACCGCAATGGCGAGCTAGTGCTGACGGAGGTTGTTGCGACAACAGGCGAGCCGGCCCAGATCCTCCTGAGCTCCGAGAGGACCACTCTTATAGCCGATAATGAAGATGTATGTATCGTGCAAGCAGCGATTGCCGATGCAGCCGGTCGAATCGTTCCGAATGCAGACGCGCTCTTGACGTTTTCTGTAGAAGGACATGGTCAGTTAATTGGTACAGGCAATGGCAACCCGGAAAGCCATGAGGATGACAAGTCGCCCTGCCGAAGAGCTTTCAAAGGACTGTGCCAGGTGCTGGTATGGGCCAACGGAGCAGGCGGTGACATTCGTCTGATTGCTGAAGCGGAAGGCGTAAAGCGTGGAGAATTAACTATTCACATTGAGACTTCGGATAAAACATCGCTTGCGTCCACGTTGAGATCTGCCGAGCTGATTCCAACGGGCACGGGTCGGAGAGATGCAGCCGACGGCGGTGTCTGATCGGCAATGATAGGGAGCTGCACGATTCTCTTGTCTAGCATTCCAATACGTACCGGAGGACAACAGATATGACACAATCTCATGATCGACCCAACCTATTATTTATTATGTCAGATGACCATGCAGCCAATGCCATTAGTGCTTATAGCTCCAGGCTGGCTGAGGTATTCGCGACTCCCCACATCGACAGGCTGGCCAAGGAAGGGGCGCTCTTCCGCAATTTCTTCTGCACAAACGCCATATGCACACCTAGTCGCGCGACGATTCTGACCGGTTTGTATTCCCACCATAATGGTGTGAAGACGTTAAGCGACAGCTTGAGCACGGAGCTGGAGACGTATCCTCGAAGGATGCGGGAAGCGGGCTACGAGACGGCCGTTATCGGCAAGTGGCATCTGCACAGCGAGCCGCAGGGATTTGACCATTACGATGTGCTGTCCGGGCAGGGCACGTATTGGAATCCCAGCTTTATGAGGTCAGGCTTTGACTGGTCATCCATATCCGATGTTCATGATGTGATTACCGGGACGAGACATGCTGGGTATGTGACGGACATTATTACGGACAAATGTCTGGAGTGGCTGGAAGCACGAGATCCATCCAAGCCCTTTATGTTGCATTGTCACCATAAGGCACCGCATGACGATTTCGAATATCATCCCCGTTATGAGCATCTGTTCGACGGGATAGAAATTCCGGAGCCGGAAAGTTTGTGGGAGAATCGGGAGCATCGTTCAGAAGGCTCCCGAGACTACGGTACGTCTGTGTCGGAGCGTAATCCGAAGCGGAATGCCGTCCTGCGACAGAGCGATCCGTCTTACCCGACCGGTCCTCTTGAGCTTGCGGGCCTGGATGCGGAAGGGAGAACCAAAGCGGCGTATCAGAAATATTTGAAGGATTATCTTCGAGTTGTCAAGGGAATAGACGACAATGTAGGCCGATTGCTTGACTACCTGGAGCAAAGCGGACAACTGGAGCATACGATTGTCATCTATACCTCCGATCAGGGGATGTTTCTCGGCGAGCATGATTATATCGACAAACGCTGGATTTATGAAGAAGCGCTACGGATGCCGTTCCTCATTCGGTATCCAAAGGAGATCGAGCCGGGCACCGTGATGGAATCGCTCGTGAGCAATATTGATATCGGACCGACATTGTTGGATTATGCCGATACCGACTATACTTGCAAAGTGGACGGGAGCAGCTTCAGAGGGCTGTTGAACGGGTCACAGATGGAATGGAAGGACGCCATCTATTATCGTTATTGGATGCATCTAACGCATCATGATAACCCGGCGCACTTCGGCTTGCGGACGAGAGAATACAAGCTGATCTTCTTCTACGGCTTGCCGCTGGACGCCTCGGGAGCACTGGATGAGGAGACGCCTGCATCATGGGAATTTTATGATTTGCGGCAGGATCCTTACGAGATGAATAATGTATATGGACATCCCGAATACAAGGAGCTTATTAAAGAAGCGAGACAAAAGTTGTTTGCGATAAAGAAGAGTGCAGGCGATGATGATTCAGCTTATCCAGAGCTGCTGGAACGAATAGCGCTATCACAGTACAGCTAGTTTAAATTCATACAACTGCAGTTCAGCGAAGCGGAGGCCCCTATGGTGTCTCCGCTTTCTTGAAATATAAAGAAAGCTTGCTTTCATAATGGCTCGTCCACATTAGGCCTCTTGCTTGGCTTAACAACCCATGTTCCTCCGACAAGGAATACCCCGCTAAGTATAAATACGGATAGAAGTCCTGCTGAGGAACCGATCAAGCCGAAGAAGAGAGGAGCCACGATCTGGGAGGCTCTGTTGACGGTTAATCTAAGACCAAGCACCTCTCCCGTGCGGGACTTCGGAGACGCATTATAAGTCGTCGTCATGGATAGAGGCTGACTGCAGCCGAGCCCGGCTCCCATACAAGCGCTCAGCACCGCGAGTACCAGAATATGATCCCAGATCGGCAGGAGCAGGAAGCAGATGCCGGCGACGAAGATAGAGGCCATCAACACATAATCACGTCCGAAGGCGTTCGTCAGCTTGGTTAGAGAGAAGCGCACGACTACCATCATCAACCCTTGAAGGGTTAATATCCAGCCAATAGATGAAGCCGAGATATCCATTCCTTGGGCATACAAGGGGAAATAAGCGACAAAGATATCGCGGCTGTATAGAGCTAGCGCGCTCGAAATCATCGCCTTGCGCAGCTGCGGAATCTTCAGAAGTCCCAGGGAGGATATTAAAGTGGCTTCAGCCGGAGCTGTTGTTTTGCCAGAAGCTTGGAGACGCCAGGCCAATATGAACGCAATGATACACAATACTAGAGAAGCTGCAAAGACGGACGGATAGGAGATATGCTCCGCCATATAGCCGCCAGCTACAGGTCCAGCCACCGCTCCCACCGAAACGGCGGTTGAGAACATGCTGAAATAGTAATCCCGCTTATGCGGGGGAGCAGCATTCCCCAGAAGGTTTTGCAAGGAAATTACAATGAGAACATGAGAGATACCCACAATAATCTGCGAAAGATAAAGCGCCCAAAGCGAATCAATCAGCGCGGGTATGGCCATACCTGTCCCAACTCCGATAAAGCCGCTTAATACCGGAAGCCGGTCCCCGACCTTGTCCGCAATTCTTCCTGCATAGATGGAGAGGAATAATGGAATCAATGCGTATGCTGCGGTTAAGTATCCAATTTCAAGAGTAGAAGCGCCGAGCTCGGCTCCGTACAAGGTCACGATGGGGCGGGTCATATTCAAGATCATCTGAAAGCAAAAAATAGCGATCAGTATAATTCGAAAGCTCATAGCGGCGC
This genomic window contains:
- a CDS encoding MFS transporter, with the translated sequence MRAAMSFRIILIAIFCFQMILNMTRPIVTLYGAELGASTLEIGYLTAAYALIPLFLSIYAGRIADKVGDRLPVLSGFIGVGTGMAIPALIDSLWALYLSQIIVGISHVLIVISLQNLLGNAAPPHKRDYYFSMFSTAVSVGAVAGPVAGGYMAEHISYPSVFAASLVLCIIAFILAWRLQASGKTTAPAEATLISSLGLLKIPQLRKAMISSALALYSRDIFVAYFPLYAQGMDISASSIGWILTLQGLMMVVVRFSLTKLTNAFGRDYVLMASIFVAGICFLLLPIWDHILVLAVLSACMGAGLGCSQPLSMTTTYNASPKSRTGEVLGLRLTVNRASQIVAPLFFGLIGSSAGLLSVFILSGVFLVGGTWVVKPSKRPNVDEPL
- a CDS encoding sulfatase, producing MTQSHDRPNLLFIMSDDHAANAISAYSSRLAEVFATPHIDRLAKEGALFRNFFCTNAICTPSRATILTGLYSHHNGVKTLSDSLSTELETYPRRMREAGYETAVIGKWHLHSEPQGFDHYDVLSGQGTYWNPSFMRSGFDWSSISDVHDVITGTRHAGYVTDIITDKCLEWLEARDPSKPFMLHCHHKAPHDDFEYHPRYEHLFDGIEIPEPESLWENREHRSEGSRDYGTSVSERNPKRNAVLRQSDPSYPTGPLELAGLDAEGRTKAAYQKYLKDYLRVVKGIDDNVGRLLDYLEQSGQLEHTIVIYTSDQGMFLGEHDYIDKRWIYEEALRMPFLIRYPKEIEPGTVMESLVSNIDIGPTLLDYADTDYTCKVDGSSFRGLLNGSQMEWKDAIYYRYWMHLTHHDNPAHFGLRTREYKLIFFYGLPLDASGALDEETPASWEFYDLRQDPYEMNNVYGHPEYKELIKEARQKLFAIKKSAGDDDSAYPELLERIALSQYS